The proteins below come from a single Alnus glutinosa chromosome 9, dhAlnGlut1.1, whole genome shotgun sequence genomic window:
- the LOC133876971 gene encoding probable phytol kinase 3, chloroplastic — translation MAASTTNVNSCSLALSWSRRFDILLPRSHVGPISNTPFSSLSAFNATTISFGSRPRKTGVLSRDAKPPAATMVLENPVVSDICATGLSGCIALSILRFWGETAKRGLFDQKLNRKFVHVSIGLVFMLCWPLFSSGHRGAILAALVPGINIIRMLVLGLGIMKDEAIVKSMTRHGDYRELLKGPLYYATTITLACVIYWRTSPISIAAICNLCAGDGLADIIGRRFGSNKIPYNRNKSLAGSVAMVSAGFLASVGYMYYFSLFGFVRGSWEMVLGFLVVSLASALMESLPISTELDDNLTVPLTSILVGTLVF, via the exons ATGGCTGCCTCAACTACAAACGTGAATAGCTGCTCCCTGGCTCTCTCGTGGTCGCGGCGGTTCGACATATTGCTCCCCAGATCTCACGTCGGACCAATTTCCAACACTCCCTTCTCTTCGCTCTCAGCTTTTAATGCTACCACTATTAGCTTTGGTTCGAGACCCAGAAAGACCGGAGTACTGAGCCGGGACGCCAAGCCACCGGCTGCCACTATGGTGCTTGAGAACCCGGTCGTCTCCGATATCTGCGCCACCGGCTTGAGCGGTTGCATTGCGCTATCGATACTTCGGTTCTGGGGAGAGACCGCCAAACGAGGGCTCTTCGACCAG AAGTTGAATCGGAAGTTTGTGCATGTAAGCATCGGGCTGGTTTTCATGCTTTGCTGGCCACTGTTCAG TTCTGGGCATCGGGGGGCCATTTTAGCAGCTCTTGTTCCGGGCATCAATATCATACGAATGCTTGTCTTGGGACTTGGAATAATGAAAGATGAGGCTATAGTGAAGTCAATGACCAGACACGGAGACTATAG GGAACTTCTTAAGGGACCTCTCTACTATGCTACAACAATCACTTTGGCTTGTGTAATTTATTGGAGAACTTCCCCCATTTCAATTGCAGCAATTTGTAACCTCTGTGCTGGGGATG GTTTAGCTGACATAATTGGAAGGCGGTTTGGTAGTAATAAAATTCCCTACAACCGAAACAAGTCTTTAGCTGGTAGTGTAGCAATGGTTTCTGCTGGGTTTTTGGCATCTGTAGG GTATATGTACTATTTCTCCTTATTCGGATTTGTTCGGGGAAGTTGGGAaatggttttgggttttttggttgTCTCTCTTGCCTCGGCACTGATGGAATCTCTCCCTATAAGCACTGAGCTTGATGACAACCTGACAGTTCCCTTGACTTCCATATTGGTGGGCACTCTTGTTTTCTGA